A window from Enterocloster bolteae encodes these proteins:
- a CDS encoding ABC transporter substrate-binding protein, translating to MKKAISILLAAAMGAAALTGCSKSSGSSSSGNTPLVLNEVAHSIFYAPQYAAIELGYFEDEGIDLTLVNGAGADKVMTALISGDAQIGFMGSEASIYVYQEGSQDYAVNFAQLTQRAGNFLVGRQPEDNFKWESLKGKKVLGGRAGGMPQMVFEYILKKHGMDPKTDLSIDQSINFGLTAAAFTSDDADYTVEFEPFATTLESEGSGYVVASLGTESGYVPYTAYCARKSYVEQNPEIIQKFTNAIQKGMDYVNSHSAEEIAKTIQPQFKETPVDKLAVIVGRYKDQDTWKDDTVFEKESFELLENILEEAGELSARVPYEDLVTTQFSEQAAK from the coding sequence ATGAAAAAAGCAATTAGCATTCTTCTGGCAGCAGCTATGGGCGCCGCTGCCCTAACCGGCTGTTCAAAATCATCCGGCAGTTCATCCTCAGGCAACACCCCGTTGGTCCTCAACGAGGTAGCCCATTCCATCTTCTACGCCCCCCAATACGCAGCCATTGAACTGGGCTACTTTGAGGACGAAGGCATCGACCTGACCCTTGTCAACGGCGCGGGTGCTGATAAGGTTATGACCGCCCTTATCTCCGGCGACGCCCAAATTGGTTTTATGGGCTCCGAAGCCAGCATCTACGTATACCAGGAAGGTTCCCAGGACTATGCGGTGAACTTCGCCCAGCTGACCCAGCGCGCAGGCAACTTCCTGGTGGGACGCCAGCCTGAGGACAATTTTAAGTGGGAAAGCCTGAAAGGCAAGAAGGTTCTTGGCGGACGCGCAGGCGGCATGCCTCAGATGGTCTTTGAGTATATCTTAAAGAAACACGGCATGGATCCCAAGACAGACCTGTCCATTGACCAGAGCATTAACTTCGGGCTGACCGCAGCTGCATTTACCAGCGATGATGCGGACTATACCGTGGAATTTGAGCCTTTTGCAACCACTCTGGAGAGCGAGGGAAGCGGATATGTGGTGGCTTCTCTTGGAACAGAATCCGGATATGTACCTTACACTGCTTACTGTGCCAGGAAGAGTTACGTGGAACAGAACCCGGAAATCATTCAGAAGTTTACCAATGCAATTCAAAAAGGCATGGACTACGTAAACTCCCATTCAGCCGAAGAAATAGCCAAAACCATACAGCCCCAGTTTAAAGAAACACCGGTGGATAAACTCGCGGTTATCGTAGGCCGTTATAAGGACCAGGATACATGGAAGGATGACACCGTATTTGAAAAAGAAAGCTTTGAGCTTCTGGAAAACATTCTGGAAGAGGCAGGCGAACTGTCGGCACGTGTTCCCTATGAAGACCTTGTAACCACACAATTTTCTGAACAGGCGGCAAAATAG
- a CDS encoding class I SAM-dependent methyltransferase — MNDSLQYYNQHAKEFSDSTRDVEFKEMQERFLSYLKPGARILDFGCGSGRDTKYFLDRGFEADAADGSEELVRIASGYTGIEVRLMYFQDLDEKEAYDGIWACSSILHLAYGELEDVFIKMARALTSHGILYTSFKYGTAEGERNGRYFTDMTEEKMDKLLKDVNSFDILEMWVTSDVRPGRAEEKWLNMILRKK; from the coding sequence ATGAATGATTCATTACAATATTACAACCAACATGCAAAAGAATTTTCTGACAGCACAAGGGATGTGGAGTTTAAGGAGATGCAGGAGCGTTTCCTGTCGTATCTGAAGCCGGGAGCCAGAATCCTGGATTTCGGGTGCGGCTCCGGCAGAGATACGAAGTATTTCCTGGACAGGGGATTTGAGGCGGATGCCGCGGATGGTTCGGAAGAACTGGTCAGGATAGCTTCTGGATATACAGGAATTGAAGTGAGGCTGATGTATTTTCAGGATTTAGATGAAAAGGAAGCCTATGATGGAATCTGGGCATGTTCTTCCATCCTGCATCTGGCTTATGGAGAACTGGAGGATGTGTTTATCAAAATGGCCCGTGCTTTGACATCACATGGAATACTGTATACATCCTTCAAGTATGGTACAGCTGAGGGTGAGCGCAATGGCCGTTATTTTACGGATATGACGGAAGAAAAGATGGATAAGCTGTTAAAAGATGTAAATTCGTTTGACATATTGGAGATGTGGGTAACGAGTGATGTCCGTCCGGGGAGAGCAGAAGAAAAATGGCTGAACATGATATTGAGGAAAAAATAG
- a CDS encoding DEAD/DEAH box helicase family protein: protein MAEHDIEEKIESLRQIQMEIGPCEVITGGRDKKRFLLYQLELSMLKAERIDMIVSFLMESGVRMILDDLEQALNRGVKIRILTGNYLGITQPGALCLIKERLGDRVDLRFYNEKGRSFHPKAYIFRRKDFGEIYIGSSNVSRSALTSGIEWNYHFDERRDSRNFHQFCGTFEDLFYNHSIVINDEVLKQYSKEWKRPAVIRDMERYDSLDDETDGEVVFQPRGAQIEALYALKNSRLEGSEKALICAATGIGKTYLAAFDSQPYERVLFVAHREEILKQAAESFRNVRHSDDYGFFYGKEKTRDKSVIFASVSSLGKTDYLNESYFARDYFDYIVIDEFHHAVTDQYKKIMEYFKPRFLLGLTATPERMDGRNIYALCDYNVPYEIGLKDAINKGMLVPFHYYGILDETVDYSKIRIVKGKYDEEELTKEFIKGRQYELIYKYYMKYRSKRALGFCCSRTHAEQMAKEFCRRNIPAAAVYSDSDGEYAVERSEAIEKLKRGELKVIFSVDMFNEGLDISEIDMVMFLRPTESPVVFLQQLGRGLRKSRDKEYLNVLDFIGNYEKAGSAPFFLSGRSYSSAEAGRMQQQDFEYPDDCLVDFDLRLIDLFHEMAKKRAKKEERIRSEYFRIKEMLGGRVPARMDLFTYMEEEILQICNGLQNSPFKHYLRYLNSLGELGDRNRAIFNSIGNDFLEMLETTQMTKSYKMPVLLAFYNNGNVKTQIDEDDIYRGHKEFYYTANNWKDLAKDKSTSDFRTWDKKRCTREALKNPVRFLLQSGKGFFVRKEGYVLALNPQLYEAVEMDGFSQQMKDVIDYRTMDYYRKRYEGKTE, encoded by the coding sequence ATGGCTGAACATGATATTGAGGAAAAAATAGAATCGCTGAGGCAGATTCAAATGGAAATCGGGCCCTGTGAGGTCATTACCGGGGGAAGGGATAAAAAAAGATTTCTGTTATACCAGCTGGAGCTCAGCATGCTAAAGGCTGAGCGGATTGATATGATTGTGTCGTTTCTCATGGAGTCCGGAGTGCGTATGATTCTGGATGATTTGGAGCAGGCGCTGAATCGCGGAGTAAAAATCAGAATCCTGACCGGAAATTATCTGGGAATTACACAGCCGGGGGCATTGTGTCTGATAAAGGAACGGTTGGGGGACCGGGTGGACCTCCGGTTTTACAACGAAAAGGGACGGTCGTTTCACCCTAAAGCCTACATATTCCGAAGAAAGGATTTTGGGGAAATATACATTGGTTCATCCAATGTATCACGCAGCGCCCTTACATCCGGTATAGAATGGAACTATCATTTTGATGAAAGGCGGGACAGCCGGAATTTTCATCAGTTTTGCGGCACTTTTGAGGATCTGTTTTATAACCACTCCATCGTCATAAATGATGAGGTTCTGAAACAATATTCCAAAGAATGGAAAAGACCGGCGGTTATCCGGGATATGGAACGGTATGACAGCCTTGACGACGAGACGGACGGGGAAGTGGTATTTCAGCCAAGAGGAGCACAGATAGAAGCTCTGTACGCGCTGAAAAACAGCCGATTGGAAGGATCGGAGAAGGCATTGATCTGCGCCGCCACAGGTATTGGAAAAACATATCTGGCTGCGTTTGATTCTCAGCCTTATGAAAGAGTCCTGTTTGTGGCCCACCGGGAAGAAATACTGAAGCAGGCAGCAGAAAGCTTCAGGAATGTGAGACATTCCGATGATTATGGCTTTTTTTATGGTAAAGAGAAAACAAGGGATAAATCCGTGATTTTCGCTTCTGTTTCCAGTTTGGGTAAAACAGATTATCTCAATGAATCATACTTTGCCAGGGATTATTTTGATTATATTGTTATTGACGAATTCCATCATGCTGTTACAGACCAGTATAAAAAAATCATGGAATATTTTAAGCCCCGGTTCCTGTTAGGGCTGACAGCCACACCGGAAAGAATGGATGGAAGAAATATATACGCGCTATGCGATTATAACGTACCTTATGAGATTGGCCTGAAAGATGCCATTAACAAAGGTATGCTGGTACCATTTCATTATTATGGAATTCTGGATGAGACAGTGGACTATTCCAAGATTCGCATTGTAAAAGGAAAATACGATGAGGAAGAACTGACAAAGGAATTCATAAAGGGCAGGCAGTACGAACTGATTTATAAATACTATATGAAATACCGCTCAAAAAGGGCGTTGGGATTTTGCTGTTCACGCACACATGCGGAGCAGATGGCAAAGGAATTCTGCCGTCGCAATATTCCGGCGGCAGCTGTATACAGCGATTCAGACGGCGAGTATGCTGTTGAGAGAAGTGAAGCGATAGAGAAGCTTAAGCGTGGTGAGTTAAAGGTTATTTTTTCTGTGGATATGTTCAATGAAGGGTTAGATATCAGCGAAATTGATATGGTTATGTTTTTGAGACCCACAGAATCCCCGGTGGTATTTCTCCAGCAGCTTGGGCGGGGGCTGCGTAAAAGCAGGGATAAGGAATACCTGAATGTACTGGATTTTATCGGTAATTATGAAAAAGCAGGCTCGGCACCGTTCTTTTTAAGCGGAAGAAGTTATTCAAGTGCGGAAGCCGGAAGAATGCAGCAACAGGATTTTGAGTATCCGGATGACTGTCTGGTTGATTTCGACCTGCGTCTGATTGATTTATTCCATGAGATGGCAAAGAAGAGGGCGAAAAAGGAAGAGCGGATCCGCAGTGAATACTTCCGTATTAAGGAGATGCTGGGCGGCAGAGTGCCGGCCCGTATGGATTTGTTTACCTACATGGAGGAAGAAATACTCCAGATATGTAATGGTTTGCAGAACAGTCCGTTTAAACATTATCTGAGGTATTTGAATAGCCTGGGTGAGCTGGGAGACAGAAACCGTGCCATATTTAATAGTATTGGCAATGATTTTCTGGAGATGCTGGAGACCACGCAAATGACCAAGTCCTATAAGATGCCGGTCCTTTTGGCATTTTATAACAATGGCAATGTCAAAACTCAGATTGATGAGGATGATATATACCGGGGCCATAAGGAGTTTTATTATACGGCAAATAACTGGAAGGATTTAGCGAAAGATAAGAGTACAAGTGACTTCCGTACATGGGATAAGAAACGCTGTACCAGAGAAGCCTTAAAAAACCCGGTCCGCTTTTTGCTGCAGTCCGGAAAAGGTTTTTTTGTGCGTAAAGAGGGCTATGTACTGGCTCTGAATCCGCAGTTATATGAGGCGGTGGAAATGGACGGGTTTTCCCAACAGATGAAGGATGTGATTGACTACCGGACCATGGATTATTACCGGAAGCGGTATGAAGGGAAAACAGAATAA
- a CDS encoding DUF5058 family protein produces the protein MDMTETRKSKRLQLLERGITKEVGMNESVNYLDYANSPLMWAAAALAVAVVVFQSILFMKRSIKAASESALTTDQVHKAIKSSVISSIGPSVVILVTMISLLVTMGAPVAWMRLSFIGSVNYEAMAAGFGAQAMGKTLQTMDTMAFACGVWTMVCGSLGWLIFTFLFCDKMDKVNHLMSKGNAKMVPIISAGAMLGAFANLASGNFFTAEGSLTFTNAPAIATIAGCVIMMVLVKLSRARDIAWLREWAFAIAMFSGMFIGYAVSVI, from the coding sequence ATGGACATGACCGAAACTAGAAAATCCAAAAGACTGCAGCTTTTGGAAAGGGGAATAACCAAGGAGGTCGGAATGAACGAAAGTGTTAATTATTTGGATTATGCCAACAGCCCTCTGATGTGGGCAGCAGCGGCTTTGGCAGTAGCGGTGGTAGTATTTCAGTCAATTCTGTTTATGAAAAGGTCTATAAAGGCAGCCAGTGAGTCGGCCCTTACCACGGACCAGGTACATAAGGCAATCAAGAGCAGCGTGATATCATCCATTGGCCCGTCCGTAGTAATCCTGGTCACCATGATATCCCTGCTGGTCACCATGGGTGCGCCGGTGGCGTGGATGCGTCTGTCATTTATCGGTTCTGTCAACTATGAGGCCATGGCGGCCGGATTCGGCGCCCAGGCCATGGGAAAGACACTTCAGACCATGGATACCATGGCATTTGCCTGCGGCGTATGGACCATGGTGTGCGGTTCGCTGGGCTGGCTGATTTTTACCTTCCTGTTCTGCGATAAGATGGACAAGGTTAACCACTTAATGTCAAAGGGCAATGCCAAGATGGTTCCCATCATTTCCGCAGGCGCCATGTTGGGGGCGTTTGCCAACCTGGCTTCCGGCAACTTCTTTACGGCAGAGGGTTCCCTTACCTTCACCAACGCACCGGCAATCGCTACCATAGCTGGCTGTGTTATCATGATGGTACTGGTGAAGCTGTCAAGGGCCAGGGATATCGCTTGGCTCAGGGAGTGGGCATTTGCAATTGCCATGTTCAGCGGCATGTTCATCGGATATGCTGTCAGCGTAATCTAA
- a CDS encoding M20/M25/M40 family metallo-hydrolase, with translation MLSRERMQERFLELVQIYSPSGGEMEQCQWLMDYFKERGIEASIDEAGKAYGGNGGNIIAHVKGEPCNPPFCFVAHLDQIEPCKDVRPVVDGHIIRTDGTTTLGGDDKGAVASILEIVEDIAETNRPHKEFYIMFTVSEETSMQGTKHMDPSRLPCKNMVIADATGPAGIIAYKAPAMEAIRCTVRGRKAHAGIEPEKGINAVVAASRAISRMHIGRIDQETTSNIGRIEGGAATNIVTDEVTFTAEIRSHSMDKLRDEAAHMEECLKAACLEMGAAYEMEHELAYPSLEVSLDSDLYRMTAQAMEKEGIEPRPMVIGGGSDGNILAGYGCSSLILSVGMMDVHTVQEALDMDELWKATRVMSRMTEL, from the coding sequence ATGCTGTCACGCGAACGGATGCAGGAACGTTTTTTGGAATTGGTTCAGATTTACAGTCCTTCCGGTGGGGAGATGGAGCAGTGCCAATGGCTTATGGACTATTTTAAGGAGAGAGGAATCGAGGCCTCCATAGATGAAGCCGGGAAGGCATATGGAGGAAACGGCGGAAATATTATCGCCCATGTCAAGGGAGAGCCATGTAATCCTCCCTTCTGCTTTGTGGCCCATCTGGACCAGATTGAGCCGTGTAAGGATGTGAGACCGGTGGTGGATGGACATATTATCCGCACGGACGGAACCACCACCCTGGGGGGAGATGATAAGGGGGCTGTGGCCTCCATACTGGAAATCGTGGAAGATATTGCGGAGACCAACAGGCCCCACAAGGAGTTTTATATCATGTTTACTGTCTCTGAGGAGACAAGCATGCAGGGGACCAAACACATGGACCCGTCCCGCCTGCCATGTAAGAACATGGTCATAGCAGACGCCACAGGACCGGCAGGAATCATTGCTTATAAGGCCCCGGCCATGGAGGCCATAAGGTGCACAGTGAGAGGCCGTAAGGCCCATGCGGGCATTGAACCCGAAAAAGGAATCAATGCAGTGGTGGCAGCGTCCAGGGCAATCAGCCGGATGCATATTGGGCGGATTGACCAGGAGACCACATCCAATATCGGGCGGATCGAGGGAGGGGCAGCCACCAATATCGTGACCGATGAGGTGACATTTACCGCCGAGATACGTTCCCACAGCATGGATAAGCTGAGGGATGAAGCGGCTCACATGGAGGAATGCCTGAAGGCAGCCTGCCTGGAGATGGGGGCCGCCTATGAAATGGAACATGAACTGGCATATCCTTCCCTGGAGGTAAGTCTTGACAGTGATTTGTACCGCATGACAGCCCAGGCCATGGAGAAGGAGGGAATCGAACCCAGGCCCATGGTTATCGGCGGCGGCAGCGACGGCAATATATTGGCCGGATACGGCTGCAGCAGCCTTATATTAAGCGTTGGCATGATGGACGTACATACTGTGCAGGAAGCATTGGATATGGACGAACTGTGGAAGGCCACCAGGGTCATGAGCCGGATGACAGAACTGTAA
- a CDS encoding amidohydrolase has product MDKEELKQRCLNVIEEHRDEIIALGKEAYKTPELGFKEFRTGKLMEEAFCKLGLEPETGVSYTGCRVSSGPKGNGPRVAVMGELDCIMCDSHPDAAEGGMVHACGHNVQLANMYGAAIGILTSGVMEHLGGAADFIAIPAEECVDYEYRNRLMSQGTIHYLGGKQELMYRGGLDDTDMVLQCHMMEMEPGKCCILDTKGNGFISKTVHFLGKAAHAGFAPEQGINALNMAELAMNNIHALRETFRDEDKVRVSIVIKEGGGLVNVVPERVTMEIMVRAFTIDAMEDASHKVNRSMKAAAMALGGKVEIHDCIGYLPLNTDRQIARLYRDNMMAYEHAGEDAFVEDWETAGSTDLGDISQIMPCMHIWAGGIKGGLHTENYRMDDPYTAYIVPAKMMALTIIDLLWDEGAKGKEIIRDFRPALTKEEYLNLLKDHQVVDLYDASDL; this is encoded by the coding sequence ATGGACAAAGAAGAACTGAAACAGAGATGCCTTAATGTGATTGAGGAACACCGGGACGAAATCATTGCCCTGGGAAAGGAAGCTTATAAAACGCCGGAGCTGGGCTTTAAGGAGTTCAGGACGGGAAAACTTATGGAGGAAGCTTTTTGCAAGCTTGGGCTGGAGCCGGAGACAGGTGTATCCTATACAGGCTGCCGTGTGTCCTCCGGTCCCAAGGGAAACGGGCCCAGGGTGGCGGTGATGGGAGAGCTGGACTGCATCATGTGCGACTCCCACCCGGATGCAGCTGAGGGCGGAATGGTTCATGCCTGCGGGCATAATGTGCAGCTGGCAAACATGTACGGGGCAGCAATAGGTATCCTTACGTCAGGCGTCATGGAGCACCTGGGGGGCGCCGCTGACTTTATAGCCATACCAGCAGAGGAATGTGTGGATTATGAGTACAGAAACCGCCTCATGAGTCAGGGAACCATCCACTATTTGGGAGGAAAACAGGAGCTTATGTACCGCGGTGGCCTGGACGATACGGATATGGTTCTTCAGTGCCATATGATGGAGATGGAGCCGGGAAAATGCTGTATCCTGGACACCAAGGGCAATGGATTCATCAGCAAGACCGTGCATTTCCTGGGAAAGGCGGCTCACGCCGGTTTTGCCCCGGAACAGGGAATCAATGCCCTGAACATGGCGGAGCTGGCCATGAACAATATTCATGCACTGAGGGAAACCTTCAGAGACGAGGACAAGGTGCGGGTAAGCATTGTAATCAAGGAGGGCGGAGGCCTGGTAAATGTGGTGCCGGAGCGTGTTACCATGGAAATCATGGTCCGTGCCTTTACCATTGACGCCATGGAGGATGCCTCCCATAAGGTGAACCGGAGCATGAAGGCAGCTGCCATGGCGTTGGGGGGCAAGGTGGAGATTCACGACTGTATCGGCTATCTGCCTCTGAACACGGACCGTCAGATTGCACGATTGTACCGTGACAACATGATGGCTTACGAACATGCCGGGGAAGATGCGTTTGTGGAGGACTGGGAGACAGCCGGCTCCACGGACCTGGGGGACATTTCCCAGATCATGCCCTGTATGCATATCTGGGCAGGCGGCATAAAGGGCGGTCTCCACACGGAGAATTACCGGATGGACGACCCGTACACCGCCTACATTGTGCCAGCCAAGATGATGGCCCTTACCATCATTGATCTGCTGTGGGATGAGGGCGCTAAAGGAAAGGAAATCATAAGGGATTTCCGGCCCGCACTGACAAAGGAAGAATATCTAAATCTCTTAAAAGATCATCAGGTGGTTGATTTATACGATGCTTCTGATTTATAA
- a CDS encoding Cof-type HAD-IIB family hydrolase → MDYKIIVLDLDGTLTNRDKIITPRTKEALMNAQEAGNVVVLASGRPTAGVEPLARELELSRFGSYILSYNGGMITNCKTGETVFSSLLPRESNQKIIGLAEEHRVDILTYEGEEIITNNVECPYAIAESNINHLPLRQVEDMKSYVDFKVPKFLMLDDGDYLVTVEPKVKAAMGRDFSVYRSEPYFLEIMPKGIDKARSLARLLEVLGLDREQMIACGDGYNDLTMIKYAGLGVAMENAVLPVRQAADYITASNNHDGVGLVVEKFMLS, encoded by the coding sequence ATGGACTACAAGATTATCGTACTGGATTTGGACGGTACACTGACCAACCGTGACAAAATCATCACACCCAGGACAAAAGAGGCCCTGATGAATGCCCAGGAAGCGGGAAACGTGGTGGTGCTGGCATCCGGGCGGCCCACGGCCGGCGTGGAGCCGTTGGCAAGGGAGCTGGAGCTGTCACGTTTCGGCAGCTATATCCTGTCCTATAACGGCGGAATGATCACAAACTGCAAGACAGGTGAAACCGTGTTTTCTTCACTGCTGCCCAGGGAGTCCAATCAGAAGATTATCGGGCTGGCAGAGGAGCACAGGGTAGATATCCTTACTTATGAGGGTGAGGAAATTATTACTAACAATGTGGAATGCCCCTATGCCATTGCCGAGTCCAACATCAACCACCTGCCCCTGCGTCAGGTGGAAGACATGAAGTCCTATGTGGATTTTAAAGTCCCCAAGTTCCTGATGCTGGATGACGGCGATTACCTGGTGACTGTGGAGCCTAAGGTAAAGGCTGCCATGGGCCGCGATTTCAGCGTGTACCGTTCCGAGCCGTATTTCCTGGAAATCATGCCAAAGGGAATTGATAAGGCCCGGTCGCTGGCCCGTCTGCTGGAAGTGCTGGGGCTTGACCGGGAGCAGATGATAGCCTGCGGCGACGGTTACAATGACCTGACTATGATTAAGTATGCCGGTCTGGGCGTGGCTATGGAAAATGCTGTTCTCCCGGTGAGGCAGGCCGCTGATTATATTACCGCATCCAATAATCACGACGGCGTGGGACTTGTGGTTGAGAAGTTCATGCTGTCCTGA
- a CDS encoding YerC/YecD family TrpR-related protein, producing the protein MNKKIKTEAVDHLFDAILTLKTPDECYKFFEDVCTINELLSLSQRYEVAKMLREGKTYLEIAEKTGASTATISRVNRSLNYGSDGYDMVFARLTGGTQADKGDNES; encoded by the coding sequence ATGAACAAGAAAATTAAAACAGAAGCAGTGGACCATCTATTTGATGCCATACTAACTTTAAAGACTCCGGATGAATGTTATAAGTTTTTCGAGGATGTGTGCACCATCAATGAACTGCTGTCCCTGTCCCAGCGCTATGAAGTGGCCAAGATGCTGCGGGAAGGCAAGACCTACCTGGAGATTGCGGAGAAAACAGGCGCATCCACCGCTACCATCAGCCGGGTAAACCGTTCGCTGAATTATGGAAGTGACGGATACGACATGGTGTTCGCCAGGCTCACAGGGGGAACGCAGGCAGACAAAGGGGATAATGAAAGCTGA
- a CDS encoding DUF1836 domain-containing protein produces the protein MKTNEERLQDLFSYLGNLSHVKADEIPDIDLYMDQVTTFMDSHLKDMRRHPGDKVLTKTMINNYAKNNLLPPPVKKKYSKDHMLMLVFIYYFKNLLSFSDIEELFRPITSKHFSGQTSQLSLEDIYNEVFTLEKGEMNNLKSDVAAKFARAQDTFSDAPVDDKDREYLKLFAFICELSFDVYLKTQMIEMIADQLREDAPAPRKK, from the coding sequence ATGAAGACAAATGAAGAACGTCTGCAGGACCTGTTTTCCTATCTGGGGAACCTGTCCCATGTCAAGGCGGACGAGATTCCTGATATTGATTTGTACATGGACCAGGTTACCACCTTCATGGACAGCCATTTAAAAGATATGAGACGCCATCCGGGTGATAAAGTCCTGACCAAGACCATGATTAACAATTATGCCAAGAATAATCTTCTGCCTCCCCCGGTGAAGAAGAAGTATTCCAAGGACCACATGCTGATGCTTGTGTTCATATATTATTTTAAAAACCTTCTGTCCTTTAGTGATATTGAAGAGCTTTTCCGTCCTATTACATCAAAGCATTTCTCAGGCCAGACATCCCAACTGTCCCTGGAAGATATCTACAACGAAGTATTTACTTTGGAAAAGGGCGAGATGAATAATCTGAAGTCTGATGTGGCGGCTAAGTTTGCCCGTGCCCAGGATACATTTTCAGATGCTCCTGTGGATGACAAGGACAGGGAATATCTGAAGCTGTTTGCTTTTATCTGCGAGCTGTCCTTTGACGTGTATCTGAAGACACAGATGATTGAAATGATCGCGGATCAGCTCAGGGAGGATGCGCCTGCCCCCCGCAAGAAATAG